Proteins from a genomic interval of Apteryx mantelli isolate bAptMan1 chromosome 5, bAptMan1.hap1, whole genome shotgun sequence:
- the SARAF gene encoding store-operated calcium entry-associated regulatory factor isoform X1, whose amino-acid sequence MAAAGWGRAAAAGSSALLLLLLCAAAGPAQCWEQPGRVLLREVQALTLRRGQYTASRRTAAVPQLQCAGGAAGCAAAPEVVQCYNRGWDGHDVQWQCKADLANSYRFGQIEVSCEGYDYPDDPYILRGSCSLLFRLELTEEGERKAKTSGSFGSGYYQSRKDFSDSGPGAIVVIVLLILAYGVYKLFLSNQQPQQSFGDGFSGPSWHSQQAPPPPGFKSSFTEPGSFGTHSSHGTNSGPGFWTGLGAGGLLGYLAGSHRAQSHSPYFGTWTDHAAAPPTCGQSSNSTQGSSSGTRTASGFGGTKRR is encoded by the exons ATGGCGGCCGCGGGCTGGGggcgcgccgccgctgccggcagctccgcgctcctcctgctcctcctctgcgCCGCGGCGGGCCCCgcgcagtgctgggagcagccgG GCAGGGTCCTGCTGAGGGAGGTCCAGGCGCTCACCCTCCGCCGCGGGCAGTACACGGCCTCCCGGCGAACGGCGGCCGTCCCGCAGCTGCAGTgcgcgggcggcgctgccggctgcgccgcggcccccgAGGTTGTGCAGTGCTACAACAGAGGCTGGGACGGCCACGACGTGCAG tggcaGTGTAAAGCAGACTTGGCAAACAGCTATCGTTTTGGACAAATTGAAGTGAGCTGCGAAGGCTACGATTATCCAGATGATCCGTACATCTTGAGAGGATCCTGTAGTTTGCTGTTCAGGCTCGAGCTGACTGAGGAAGGTGAAAGGAAGGCAAAGACCTCTGGAAGCTTTGGCTCTGGCTATTATCAGTCAAGGAAGGATTTTTCTGATTCCGGTCCCGGAGCGATTGTTGTAATTGTTCTTCTGATTCTCGCTTATGGAGTTTACAAGCTCTTCCTCAGTAACCAGCAGCCTCAGCAGAGTTTTGGTGATGGATTCTCCGGGCCTTCCTGGCACAGTCAGCAGGCACCCCCTCCTCCTGGTTTTAAATCCAGCTTCACAG AACCTGGCAGCTTTGGGACTCATTCCAGTCATGGAACCAATTCAGGACCAGGATTTTGGACTGGATTAGGAGCAGGAGGCTTGCTAGGCTACTTGGCTGGCAGTCACAG AGCACAGTCGCATTCCCCGTATTTCGGTACGTGGACAGATCACGCGGCTGCACCTCCGACGTGTGGACAGTCCAGCAATTCCACACAGGGCAGCAGTTCAGGAACAAGAACTGCTTCTG gcTTTGGTGGCACAAAACGAAGATAA
- the SARAF gene encoding store-operated calcium entry-associated regulatory factor isoform X2, translating into MAAAGWGRAAAAGSSALLLLLLCAAAGPAQCWEQPGRVLLREVQALTLRRGQYTASRRTAAVPQLQCAGGAAGCAAAPEVVQCYNRGWDGHDVQWQCKADLANSYRFGQIEVSCEGYDYPDDPYILRGSCSLLFRLELTEEGERKAKTSGSFGSGYYQSRKDFSDSGPGAIVVIVLLILAYGVYKLFLSNQQPQQSFGDGFSGPSWHSQQAPPPPGFKSSFTEPGSFGTHSSHGTNSGPGFWTGLGAGGLLGYLAGSHRCGSKRDRAGKSVLKHLPAW; encoded by the exons ATGGCGGCCGCGGGCTGGGggcgcgccgccgctgccggcagctccgcgctcctcctgctcctcctctgcgCCGCGGCGGGCCCCgcgcagtgctgggagcagccgG GCAGGGTCCTGCTGAGGGAGGTCCAGGCGCTCACCCTCCGCCGCGGGCAGTACACGGCCTCCCGGCGAACGGCGGCCGTCCCGCAGCTGCAGTgcgcgggcggcgctgccggctgcgccgcggcccccgAGGTTGTGCAGTGCTACAACAGAGGCTGGGACGGCCACGACGTGCAG tggcaGTGTAAAGCAGACTTGGCAAACAGCTATCGTTTTGGACAAATTGAAGTGAGCTGCGAAGGCTACGATTATCCAGATGATCCGTACATCTTGAGAGGATCCTGTAGTTTGCTGTTCAGGCTCGAGCTGACTGAGGAAGGTGAAAGGAAGGCAAAGACCTCTGGAAGCTTTGGCTCTGGCTATTATCAGTCAAGGAAGGATTTTTCTGATTCCGGTCCCGGAGCGATTGTTGTAATTGTTCTTCTGATTCTCGCTTATGGAGTTTACAAGCTCTTCCTCAGTAACCAGCAGCCTCAGCAGAGTTTTGGTGATGGATTCTCCGGGCCTTCCTGGCACAGTCAGCAGGCACCCCCTCCTCCTGGTTTTAAATCCAGCTTCACAG AACCTGGCAGCTTTGGGACTCATTCCAGTCATGGAACCAATTCAGGACCAGGATTTTGGACTGGATTAGGAGCAGGAGGCTTGCTAGGCTACTTGGCTGGCAGTCACAG gTGTGGGAGTAAGAGAGACCGTGCAGGCAAGAGTGTGTTGAAGCATCTGCCTGCTTGGTAA
- the LEPROTL1 gene encoding leptin receptor overlapping transcript-like 1 codes for MAGIKALISLSFGGAVGLMFLMLGCALPQYNQYWPLFVLFFYILSPIPYCIARRLVDDTDATSNACKELAIFLTTGIVVSAFGLPIVFARAELIYWGACALVLTGNTVIFATILGFFLVFGSNDDFSWQQW; via the exons ATGGCCGGTATCAAAG CTTTGATCAGCCTGTCCTTCGGGGGAGCAGTTGGACTCATGTTCTTGATGCTTGGATGCGCCCTTCCCCAATACAA ccAGTACTGGCcactgtttgttctgtttttttacatCCTTTCTCCTATCCCGTACTGCATAGCAAGAAGATTAGTAGATGACACAGATGCTACGAGTAATGCCTGCAAGGAGCTAGCAATATTTCTTACAACAGGCATTGTTGTCTCAGCATTTGGGCTACCTATAGTGTTTGCCAGAGCAGAACTG ATTTACTGGGGCGCGTGTGCACTTGTTCTCACAGGGAATACAGTCATCTTTGCGACGATCCTAGGATTTTTCTTGGTCTTTGGCAGCAATGACGACTTCAGCTGGCAGCAGTGGTGA